One part of the Salinivirga cyanobacteriivorans genome encodes these proteins:
- the katG gene encoding catalase/peroxidase HPI, with product MKDQHKKISKCPVTGATATSRHGSGTKNEDWWPDRLNLNILRQHSALSDPMEEDFDYAEAFKSLDLKAVKKDLHKLMTDSKDWWPADWGHYGGLFIRMTWHSAGTYRVTDGRGGGGTGNQRFAPINSWPDNVSLDKARRLLWPIKQKYGKKISWADLIILAGNVALESMGFQTFGFGGGREDIWEPEKDIDWGPEHEWLGDTRHDDKGTLEGPLAADHMGLIYVNPEGPNGEPDPAKSAEYIRQSFKRMAMDDYETVALIAGGHTFGKVHGAAPEEHNGPDPEAAPIEEQGLGWKNNYGSGKGADTITSGLEGAWTNKPTTWDMGFFENLFEYEWELIKGPGGKYQWTPKEKEAQELVPDAHIKGKKNPPMMLTTDLALKVDPAYGKISKHFYENPQEFADAFARAWFKLLHRDMGPKSRYLGPEVPDEDLIWQDPIPEVNHALIDKNDIETLKNKVLDSNLTVSQLVSTAWASASTYRDSDKRGGANGARIRLEPQKDWEANNPAQLKKVLNTLEQIQQEFNTAQSGDKKVSVADLIVLAGSAAVEKAAKDAGVEVTVPFTPGRMDASAEQTDAESFEALEPDADGFRNYSRKQYMKCAEELLIDKAQLLTLTPPEMTVLVGGMRALNANFDQSEYGVFTDKPGKLTNDFFVNLLDMETEWKPTSDDRETFNGVDRESGKQKWKGTRVDLIFGSNSELRALAEVYGSADADQKFVKDFVAAWVKVMNLDRFELD from the coding sequence ATGAAAGATCAACACAAAAAGATTAGTAAATGCCCGGTTACTGGTGCTACAGCAACCTCCAGGCATGGTAGTGGAACAAAAAACGAAGATTGGTGGCCTGACAGGTTAAACCTCAACATACTTCGTCAGCATTCTGCTTTATCAGATCCTATGGAAGAAGATTTCGATTATGCTGAAGCATTTAAAAGCCTGGATTTAAAAGCGGTTAAAAAAGACCTGCATAAGCTCATGACCGATTCTAAAGATTGGTGGCCGGCCGATTGGGGCCATTATGGAGGCCTTTTTATACGCATGACCTGGCACAGCGCCGGAACCTATCGAGTAACCGACGGCCGTGGAGGAGGAGGTACCGGGAATCAGCGTTTTGCCCCCATCAATAGCTGGCCCGATAATGTGAGCCTCGATAAAGCAAGACGACTGCTTTGGCCCATTAAACAAAAATATGGAAAGAAAATTTCCTGGGCCGACCTGATTATTCTGGCAGGTAACGTTGCCCTTGAATCTATGGGATTTCAAACTTTCGGATTTGGTGGAGGCCGTGAAGATATTTGGGAGCCAGAAAAAGATATTGATTGGGGTCCTGAGCATGAATGGCTTGGAGATACCCGGCACGATGATAAAGGTACCCTGGAAGGCCCCCTGGCGGCAGACCATATGGGCCTGATCTATGTAAATCCGGAAGGCCCTAACGGTGAGCCCGATCCTGCAAAATCAGCAGAATATATCCGTCAGTCGTTTAAACGAATGGCCATGGATGATTACGAGACCGTTGCGCTTATTGCCGGTGGACATACTTTTGGTAAGGTTCACGGTGCAGCGCCCGAAGAACATAATGGTCCCGATCCTGAAGCAGCGCCTATTGAAGAGCAGGGGCTGGGTTGGAAAAACAATTACGGATCCGGGAAAGGAGCCGATACCATTACCAGCGGACTTGAAGGTGCCTGGACCAATAAACCAACAACCTGGGATATGGGATTTTTTGAAAACCTGTTCGAGTATGAATGGGAACTGATAAAAGGTCCCGGAGGTAAATACCAATGGACACCTAAAGAAAAAGAAGCCCAGGAATTGGTACCCGATGCGCATATAAAAGGCAAGAAGAATCCACCGATGATGCTGACAACTGACCTTGCCCTTAAAGTGGACCCTGCATACGGAAAAATATCCAAACACTTTTATGAAAACCCGCAGGAGTTTGCCGATGCCTTTGCACGTGCGTGGTTCAAGCTGTTGCACCGCGACATGGGCCCAAAATCACGCTACCTTGGCCCTGAAGTGCCTGATGAAGATTTGATTTGGCAAGATCCGATTCCCGAAGTTAATCATGCCCTGATTGATAAAAATGATATTGAGACATTGAAAAATAAAGTGTTGGATTCGAATTTGACCGTTTCTCAACTGGTTTCAACCGCGTGGGCTTCAGCCTCTACTTATCGCGATTCAGATAAACGCGGTGGCGCCAATGGTGCACGCATACGTCTGGAACCTCAAAAAGATTGGGAAGCGAATAATCCGGCTCAACTCAAAAAAGTGTTGAACACATTGGAGCAAATTCAGCAAGAATTTAATACGGCCCAGTCGGGCGATAAAAAAGTATCGGTGGCCGACCTGATTGTGCTGGCTGGAAGCGCTGCAGTGGAAAAAGCTGCCAAAGATGCAGGCGTGGAGGTAACAGTGCCTTTTACACCTGGCCGGATGGATGCTTCAGCAGAACAAACCGATGCAGAATCGTTCGAAGCACTTGAACCCGATGCCGATGGTTTCAGAAACTATTCGAGAAAACAGTACATGAAATGTGCCGAAGAATTACTCATTGACAAGGCTCAGCTATTGACACTTACCCCGCCGGAAATGACTGTGCTGGTTGGCGGTATGCGAGCACTCAATGCCAATTTTGATCAATCAGAGTATGGTGTATTTACAGATAAACCCGGAAAGCTTACCAACGATTTCTTTGTAAACCTGCTCGATATGGAAACAGAATGGAAGCCCACTTCTGATGACAGAGAGACTTTCAATGGGGTGGATCGTGAATCAGGCAAGCAAAAGTGGAAAGGCACACGCGTCGACCTGATATTTGGCTCAAATTCTGAACTCAGAGCACTTGCAGAAGTATATGGAAGCGCTGATGCAGATCAAAAATTCGTGAAAGATTTTGTAGCAGCCTGGGTTAAAGTAATGAATCTCGACCGGTTCGAGTTGGATTGA
- a CDS encoding 4Fe-4S binding protein, whose amino-acid sequence MRKKQIEATVYQYTLIIIILIALAYRGGRDFLFQKNEAEITVELKDIQEIYPRAANYELNRHGAYDVYGKKNQKIGTALLSSNYTKQFGYGGRVPLLIGIDDNLTITEVLLLPNNETSDYIQAIYGDEFIGKWEGVNLEDATQFQVDIISGATHTSKAVIAGVKHTASSVMKSDASVIAETSLWATIKDMLFLSLMLLSLVMVFKKGTAKYRTIYMFLVLVIMGLIFNNALSAQLLHGWLKDGFAWRANWQTAVVFLLALTVSFIGKRKFYCNYLCPMGALQELTNRFTPFKKRKLPTTYKGLSVREVYLVLIAGALLLGFSPELSYTEPFMFFSFRVVGIGLIMFGLIVILLSLFFTKPWCAVCPTGCFLDTVSYQKAKKLEF is encoded by the coding sequence ATGCGCAAAAAGCAAATTGAGGCAACAGTATATCAGTACACTCTAATCATCATTATTTTAATTGCACTGGCATACAGAGGAGGCCGGGATTTTTTGTTTCAGAAAAATGAGGCGGAAATTACTGTTGAGCTAAAAGATATACAGGAGATTTATCCCCGGGCGGCTAATTATGAGCTAAACAGGCACGGTGCATATGATGTATATGGCAAAAAAAACCAAAAAATAGGTACTGCATTACTTTCATCGAACTACACCAAACAATTTGGTTATGGAGGTCGTGTTCCATTGCTAATAGGCATCGATGATAATTTAACCATTACAGAAGTTTTGCTGTTGCCCAATAATGAGACGAGTGACTATATTCAGGCCATTTATGGTGACGAGTTTATTGGTAAGTGGGAGGGTGTTAACCTTGAAGATGCTACACAGTTCCAGGTAGATATCATCTCAGGTGCCACCCACACAAGTAAAGCGGTAATAGCTGGTGTCAAACACACCGCTTCATCTGTTATGAAATCTGATGCATCTGTGATCGCCGAAACAAGCCTTTGGGCAACAATCAAAGATATGCTGTTTCTGAGTTTAATGCTGCTTTCATTGGTGATGGTTTTTAAAAAAGGAACAGCAAAGTACCGCACCATTTATATGTTTTTGGTTTTGGTTATTATGGGCCTCATCTTCAACAATGCCCTCTCGGCTCAGTTGCTGCACGGCTGGCTCAAAGATGGCTTTGCGTGGCGGGCCAACTGGCAAACTGCTGTTGTGTTCTTGTTGGCGCTGACTGTTTCTTTCATCGGCAAACGAAAGTTTTATTGCAACTATTTATGCCCGATGGGTGCCTTGCAGGAGTTGACCAATCGTTTTACGCCCTTCAAAAAAAGAAAACTACCCACAACATATAAAGGACTTTCTGTTAGGGAGGTTTACCTGGTACTTATTGCAGGGGCATTGCTTTTGGGCTTTTCACCTGAGTTGTCTTATACCGAGCCTTTCATGTTCTTCTCATTTCGTGTGGTCGGAATCGGGCTAATAATGTTTGGCTTAATTGTTATCCTGTTATCCCTATTTTTCACAAAGCCCTGGTGCGCGGTATGTCCAACAGGATGTTTTTTAGATACCGTATCTTATCAAAAAGCTAAAAAACTTGAATTTTAA
- a CDS encoding YfcC family protein — protein MFKKRQIPHTYVIVFFFIVLSAALTWVMPGGEYVEVQKEVNGEVQKVMEFQPTEAQPQTWEVFAAMFKGFERQAGIIVFILMIGGAFWIMNDSKAIDVGIYAFLRMTKKLERNKFMKRIGVDNIIIAMIMIMFSVFGAVFGMSEETIAFIIIFVPMAITMGYDSLVGVSMCFVAAGLGFAGAILNPFTIGIAQGLAEIPLFSGIEYRMFAWLVINIIGITYVLRYAHKVKKHPEKSIMHEQDKQWRDRTDEEGIEKLKYRTPKAAWAAFIFLAGVMVAASIIFPESELKVGNSSAIVPAIPIVTGLFIISSPLFLRKSVHFFILNLLIFTIIYLIVGVMGYGWYIMEIATLFFAMGIFAGIAMSKTPNEITNLFLAGTKDIMSAALIVGLAGGIIAVLEDGKVIDSILHSLASGMNEMGKVASVGVMYVIQNVINIVIPSGSAKAALTMPIMAPFSDLIGISRQATVVAFQFGDGFTNMITPTSGVLIGVLGVAKIPYDKWVRWVWPLITILIIVGFLLLIPTVTMDLSGF, from the coding sequence ATGTTCAAAAAGCGTCAGATCCCACACACCTATGTTATTGTCTTCTTTTTCATTGTATTATCGGCTGCATTAACCTGGGTAATGCCGGGTGGTGAATATGTAGAAGTGCAGAAAGAGGTAAACGGAGAGGTACAGAAAGTGATGGAGTTTCAACCTACCGAAGCCCAACCCCAAACATGGGAGGTTTTTGCTGCTATGTTTAAAGGTTTTGAAAGACAGGCCGGTATTATCGTGTTTATTTTGATGATTGGTGGTGCTTTTTGGATAATGAATGATAGCAAAGCTATTGATGTGGGTATATATGCCTTTCTTCGGATGACGAAAAAACTGGAGCGCAACAAATTTATGAAACGCATAGGCGTTGATAACATTATTATAGCCATGATTATGATAATGTTTAGTGTATTTGGGGCTGTGTTTGGAATGAGTGAAGAAACCATTGCTTTTATAATAATTTTTGTTCCCATGGCCATTACCATGGGTTATGATAGTTTGGTAGGCGTATCGATGTGTTTTGTTGCTGCAGGTCTTGGTTTTGCCGGAGCCATACTTAACCCTTTTACAATTGGTATTGCGCAAGGCCTGGCAGAAATTCCACTTTTTTCAGGTATTGAATATCGAATGTTTGCCTGGCTTGTAATTAATATTATTGGTATAACTTACGTGTTAAGATATGCGCATAAGGTGAAAAAGCATCCGGAGAAAAGTATTATGCATGAGCAGGATAAGCAATGGCGTGACAGGACAGACGAAGAAGGTATTGAAAAACTTAAATACCGTACACCAAAAGCTGCATGGGCCGCTTTTATTTTTCTGGCCGGTGTTATGGTTGCAGCATCTATAATATTTCCCGAATCAGAATTAAAAGTAGGAAACTCATCTGCTATAGTTCCGGCTATTCCTATCGTAACCGGACTTTTTATCATTAGCAGTCCATTGTTTCTGCGTAAATCGGTTCATTTTTTCATACTTAACCTACTCATTTTTACCATTATTTACCTCATTGTAGGGGTAATGGGCTATGGATGGTACATTATGGAAATTGCCACGTTGTTTTTTGCTATGGGTATTTTTGCAGGCATTGCTATGAGCAAAACACCAAATGAAATAACAAACCTGTTTTTGGCCGGTACAAAAGATATTATGTCGGCAGCACTTATTGTAGGTTTAGCCGGAGGTATTATCGCTGTGCTTGAAGATGGAAAGGTTATTGACAGTATTTTACATAGTCTGGCAAGCGGTATGAATGAAATGGGTAAGGTGGCCAGCGTTGGAGTAATGTATGTAATCCAAAATGTCATTAACATTGTAATTCCTTCCGGAAGCGCCAAGGCTGCTTTAACAATGCCAATTATGGCACCATTCAGTGATTTGATCGGTATCTCACGTCAGGCTACAGTTGTGGCATTCCAGTTTGGCGATGGTTTTACCAACATGATAACGCCAACTTCGGGTGTATTGATAGGTGTGCTAGGCGTGGCAAAAATACCTTATGACAAATGGGTGCGCTGGGTATGGCCACTAATTACCATTCTTATAATCGTTGGATTCTTGTTGCTAATACCCACTGTGACCATGGATTTGAGTGGTTTTTAA
- a CDS encoding acylphosphatase, which translates to MYHYNLIITGRVQGVGFRYSTVEKARQLGVVGYVSNMPDGAVYIEAEGDEQDLGDFIAWCRQGPSMALVEDVKIETEPAKGYHNFEVKH; encoded by the coding sequence ATGTATCACTATAATTTAATCATAACCGGCAGGGTACAGGGCGTTGGATTTCGATATTCAACTGTGGAAAAAGCCAGACAGCTTGGTGTAGTAGGATACGTTAGTAATATGCCTGATGGAGCCGTTTATATTGAGGCTGAAGGAGATGAGCAAGACCTCGGTGATTTTATTGCATGGTGCAGGCAGGGGCCATCTATGGCATTGGTCGAAGATGTAAAAATTGAGACTGAGCCTGCTAAAGGCTATCATAATTTCGAAGTCAAACATTAA
- a CDS encoding NifB/NifX family molybdenum-iron cluster-binding protein, which yields MKIAIAVDHQDNIQSGHFGEAISYKIYQKKDDQWQFADTLQNDMRNYDEDQHGSKGKGKEVVKLLATKDIKAVVSKQFGQNIKIVGQYFAPIVTSVDSVAEFLELLNETACNRIYQKNKMDIKPLRIP from the coding sequence ATGAAAATTGCCATCGCAGTAGACCATCAGGACAACATACAATCGGGCCATTTTGGTGAAGCCATTAGTTATAAAATATATCAGAAAAAGGATGACCAGTGGCAATTTGCAGATACATTACAAAATGACATGCGCAACTACGATGAAGATCAGCACGGATCAAAAGGTAAAGGTAAAGAGGTTGTAAAGCTACTTGCCACAAAAGATATAAAAGCAGTAGTATCAAAACAATTCGGCCAGAATATCAAAATAGTAGGTCAATATTTTGCCCCAATTGTAACATCTGTTGATTCAGTAGCAGAATTTCTTGAACTTTTAAACGAAACTGCGTGTAATAGAATATATCAAAAGAACAAAATGGATATAAAACCGTTACGCATACCATGA
- a CDS encoding aconitate hydratase, whose amino-acid sequence MPQPMNVSQKLIKSHLIDGEMIPGKEIGLKIDQTLTQDATGTLVMLELEAMYLDRVKTEISVQYVDHNLLQTDFKNADDHMFLRSACQRFGIHYSRAGNGVSHPVHMERFGKPGKALVGSDSHTPAAGGLGMLAFGSGGLDVAFVMAGKPLYIKMPRILGVKLTGELPDWVSAKDVVLEMLRRYDVKGCRGMIIEYYGPGLKNLSAMDRHVIANMGTEMGATTTVFPSDEETRKFLKTQHREEDWSELLADEGARYDLNDEIELSKLEPLIACPSSPGNVVKVRDVEGKDIYQSVIGSSANPGFRDFWVVSEIVKGRTSHERVSFDINPTSRQMIQNLADTKAFGKLMQSGARFHQSGCMGCIGMGQAPASGQISLRTMPRNFPGRSGTEDDQVYLCSPETAAASALTGVITDPRDLEKLYDMDYPRFLPQETEIINTDLLDAPPENGSQIPLEKGPNIKSLPAFEAIKDAYELPCLLKMGDNISTDEILKAGAEVLPYRSNIPKISEYAYSVIDKSFYKRAREAEDKFGGHIVVGGENYAQGSSREHAALAPRYLKQVAVLAKSYARIGWQNLVNFGIVPLEFVKSGDYDEIEQDDVLAFDDFSNQIKQGKVIVQNKTKGSKYEMMHSMSKRQVEVVLAGGVIPYFKKKK is encoded by the coding sequence ATGCCGCAACCCATGAATGTGTCACAAAAATTGATTAAAAGTCATTTAATTGACGGGGAGATGATTCCCGGCAAGGAAATAGGATTAAAAATTGATCAGACCCTAACACAAGATGCCACGGGCACTCTTGTAATGCTGGAATTGGAAGCAATGTATCTTGATCGCGTAAAAACTGAAATATCTGTTCAGTATGTTGACCATAATCTTTTGCAAACTGATTTTAAAAATGCAGATGATCACATGTTTCTTCGTTCAGCTTGCCAGCGGTTCGGTATACATTACAGTCGTGCAGGGAATGGTGTAAGTCATCCGGTGCACATGGAACGGTTCGGTAAACCCGGGAAAGCGCTTGTGGGCTCAGATAGCCATACCCCCGCAGCCGGAGGCCTGGGAATGCTGGCTTTCGGATCTGGTGGACTTGATGTGGCATTTGTAATGGCAGGCAAACCGCTATACATCAAAATGCCCAGGATTTTGGGTGTGAAATTGACTGGAGAGTTGCCTGATTGGGTAAGTGCCAAAGATGTGGTACTTGAAATGCTTCGAAGGTATGATGTGAAAGGTTGTAGGGGAATGATCATTGAATATTACGGACCCGGATTGAAAAATCTTAGTGCCATGGATCGGCATGTTATTGCCAATATGGGAACCGAGATGGGTGCCACCACAACAGTTTTTCCTTCAGATGAAGAAACCAGAAAGTTTTTGAAAACCCAACACAGAGAAGAAGACTGGTCAGAGCTTTTAGCAGATGAAGGTGCCCGGTACGATTTGAACGATGAAATTGAGCTTTCAAAACTTGAACCATTAATAGCTTGCCCAAGCAGCCCGGGTAATGTGGTAAAGGTAAGAGATGTAGAAGGTAAAGATATTTACCAGTCTGTAATTGGGTCATCGGCCAATCCCGGTTTTCGCGATTTTTGGGTAGTAAGTGAAATTGTGAAAGGTAGAACATCGCATGAACGCGTTTCCTTTGACATTAACCCCACATCGCGGCAAATGATACAAAACCTGGCCGATACAAAGGCTTTTGGTAAATTAATGCAGTCCGGAGCACGTTTTCACCAGTCGGGTTGCATGGGATGCATTGGCATGGGACAGGCACCAGCTTCGGGCCAAATCAGTCTGCGTACCATGCCCCGGAATTTTCCCGGGCGCTCGGGTACCGAAGATGACCAGGTTTATTTATGCAGCCCGGAAACAGCAGCAGCATCTGCACTTACCGGGGTCATAACCGATCCACGCGACCTTGAGAAATTATATGATATGGATTACCCCCGATTTTTGCCTCAGGAAACGGAAATCATTAATACCGATCTTTTAGATGCTCCACCTGAGAATGGTTCACAAATACCATTGGAAAAGGGCCCAAATATAAAGTCACTACCAGCGTTTGAGGCCATAAAGGATGCGTATGAGCTTCCATGTCTCTTGAAAATGGGCGACAATATCTCTACAGATGAGATTTTAAAGGCTGGGGCAGAAGTGCTACCTTATCGTAGCAATATCCCGAAAATTAGTGAATATGCTTATTCCGTGATTGATAAATCTTTTTATAAGAGAGCCAGAGAAGCTGAGGATAAATTTGGTGGACATATTGTGGTTGGGGGAGAAAACTATGCCCAGGGCTCCAGTCGTGAGCATGCCGCTCTTGCACCACGCTATCTTAAACAAGTAGCCGTGTTGGCTAAAAGTTATGCACGTATTGGTTGGCAAAATCTTGTAAATTTTGGTATCGTACCGCTGGAATTTGTAAAATCAGGTGATTATGATGAAATTGAGCAGGATGATGTATTAGCATTTGACGATTTCTCCAATCAAATCAAACAAGGAAAAGTTATTGTACAAAACAAAACCAAAGGCAGCAAATACGAAATGATGCATAGTATGAGTAAACGGCAGGTAGAAGTAGTGCTGGCCGGAGGTGTAATACCTTATTTTAAAAAGAAAAAATAA
- a CDS encoding flavin reductase codes for MDKSKFINIMLAIAVLVLVIQLTQKGDNSNRQTTTRTTTSGDALIAKSDSAYEPFKKKSLGVKSAIYPKPALVIGSYDQEGKPNIMTAAWVGICNSDPLSIAVSMRPATYSHGNVTESKSFTVNIPSSEMVKYVDYAGRFSGKDVDKFKETGLTPVKGEFVNAPYVKEFPVVIECELTEYHDLGSHRQFIGKVIDVKADEVILDTNNRIDVNMLNPLVYASGNYYETGRFLAKVGESIDEIDGQPFVPDYSDRYANNALEVIHNRKSVRHFTDQPVSNAQIETLLRAGMAAPTAANRQPWVFYVVSEREVLDSLGKQLPYAKMLFQAQKAIVVCGDMEKAGNLADKGYWVQDCSAASENILLAAESIGLGAVWTAAYPYDDRTKAVIKTLNLPQNHVPLNVIPVGYPTGVDKPKDKWKPENIFWK; via the coding sequence ATGGATAAATCTAAATTTATAAATATCATGCTTGCCATTGCCGTTTTGGTGCTGGTAATTCAATTAACCCAAAAAGGAGACAACTCCAACAGGCAAACAACAACACGAACCACTACTTCGGGAGATGCACTCATAGCAAAGTCAGACTCGGCTTACGAACCCTTCAAAAAGAAATCATTGGGTGTGAAAAGTGCAATTTATCCAAAGCCTGCGTTGGTAATTGGCTCCTATGACCAGGAGGGCAAACCCAATATCATGACCGCTGCCTGGGTAGGCATATGCAACTCTGATCCGCTTAGTATTGCGGTTTCCATGCGCCCCGCTACGTATTCTCATGGTAATGTAACGGAATCAAAATCGTTTACTGTCAATATACCTTCTTCGGAAATGGTAAAGTATGTAGATTATGCCGGCCGATTTTCAGGAAAAGATGTAGATAAATTTAAAGAGACCGGGCTCACGCCTGTGAAAGGCGAGTTTGTAAATGCCCCTTATGTAAAAGAGTTTCCTGTTGTTATAGAGTGCGAGCTGACGGAGTATCATGATCTTGGCTCGCACCGGCAATTTATCGGGAAAGTGATCGATGTAAAAGCCGATGAAGTTATTTTGGATACCAACAACCGTATTGATGTCAACATGTTGAATCCGTTGGTATACGCTAGCGGTAATTATTATGAAACAGGCCGTTTTTTAGCTAAAGTAGGGGAGTCCATAGATGAAATAGATGGCCAGCCCTTTGTGCCCGATTACAGCGACAGATATGCCAATAATGCTTTGGAGGTGATACATAACCGAAAAAGTGTACGCCATTTTACGGATCAGCCTGTTTCAAATGCACAAATAGAGACCTTACTCAGAGCCGGTATGGCAGCGCCCACAGCGGCCAACAGACAGCCCTGGGTGTTTTATGTGGTTTCTGAACGTGAAGTTCTTGATTCGTTAGGCAAACAGTTACCCTATGCGAAAATGTTATTTCAGGCACAGAAAGCGATTGTAGTATGTGGCGATATGGAAAAGGCCGGTAATCTGGCAGACAAAGGCTATTGGGTGCAGGATTGTTCAGCTGCCTCAGAGAATATACTTCTTGCTGCTGAAAGTATTGGTCTGGGTGCTGTTTGGACGGCTGCATATCCGTACGATGACAGAACAAAAGCGGTGATTAAAACCCTTAACCTGCCCCAAAATCATGTCCCCTTAAATGTGATCCCCGTTGGTTATCCAACTGGTGTGGACAAGCCCAAAGATAAATGGAAGCCGGAGAATATTTTTTGGAAATAA